A part of Miscanthus floridulus cultivar M001 chromosome 6, ASM1932011v1, whole genome shotgun sequence genomic DNA contains:
- the LOC136460628 gene encoding uncharacterized protein, translated as MAARHYAYLVLKMPSPTGVLALWANLSIAYTYETESIALAEATDLSIQMASVVIDANTVPADDLEIPSLEPPCASTKSKKTKEVGLDLDDSSKTMKIGAHLDPK; from the coding sequence atggctgcaCGACACTATGCTtacctggtgctgaagatgccttcacctacagGAGTCCTGGctttgtgggccaacctctccatcgcctacacctatgagacagagagtatcgccctcgccgaagccaccgacctctccatccagatggctagtgtggtcatCGATGCCAACACGGTGCCCgccgatgacctggagatcccatcgctggagcctccttgtgcctccaccaagtccaagaaaaccaaggaggttggcctcgACCTTGATGACTcgtccaagaccatgaagattggggctcaccttgaccccaaatag